A window of the Candidatus Peregrinibacteria bacterium genome harbors these coding sequences:
- a CDS encoding U32 family peptidase C-terminal domain-containing protein has protein sequence MHFDDQNLYDLLAFELHIVTSSPELLMPAGNLEKLKFAIAFGADAVYAGVPAYSLRARENQFNIEFLKETTKYCHDRKKKIYFTANIFPHNVKIPHFLRAMEKMMGLKPDAFIMADPGIIHLTKKHFPDAVIHLSVQANNVNWASAQFWHEQGIERIILSRELSLKEIQEISEKNPELEIECFVHGAICMAYSGRCLLSNYFTYRDANQGTCAHSCRWKYKLHEGKENYAGEVEEYVPLSGNFYLEEEERPKQMLEIDEDQYGTYIMNSKDLCLLEYLPDLIKARVSSLKVEGRSKTIYYAAITARAYRMAIDAIQKKKFTKKIIDELLDEVFSTSNRGYIPGFLVGNPKEKGQEYEERKELGTHVFAGVVRSRKGNEVEMECRNRLDIGDELEFCFPNKTEDFSIVLKDFRNHKGEAVENFSGGAGSIFLDISDKQKKIFEKNFGENDEIFCVVRKSVK, from the coding sequence TTGCACTTCGATGATCAAAATCTCTATGATCTTCTGGCTTTTGAACTCCATATCGTGACATCTTCTCCTGAACTCCTCATGCCGGCTGGAAATTTGGAAAAACTTAAATTTGCGATCGCATTTGGAGCTGACGCAGTATACGCTGGAGTACCGGCGTATTCACTGAGAGCAAGAGAAAATCAGTTCAATATTGAATTTCTGAAGGAGACAACAAAATATTGTCATGACCGGAAAAAGAAAATTTATTTCACGGCAAATATTTTTCCACACAATGTAAAAATCCCGCACTTTTTGCGCGCAATGGAAAAAATGATGGGGCTGAAACCTGATGCGTTTATTATGGCGGATCCGGGAATTATTCATCTCACAAAAAAACATTTTCCTGATGCAGTGATTCATCTTTCAGTGCAAGCAAATAATGTAAATTGGGCGAGTGCTCAGTTTTGGCACGAACAGGGAATCGAACGGATTATTCTTTCTCGCGAACTTTCACTGAAAGAAATTCAGGAAATTTCAGAAAAAAATCCGGAATTAGAAATTGAATGTTTTGTGCACGGCGCGATTTGCATGGCATATTCCGGGCGATGTTTGCTCTCAAACTATTTTACGTATCGTGATGCAAACCAAGGAACATGCGCGCATTCGTGTCGATGGAAATATAAATTGCATGAAGGAAAAGAAAATTATGCTGGCGAAGTGGAAGAATATGTTCCGCTCTCGGGAAATTTTTATTTGGAAGAAGAAGAACGGCCGAAACAAATGCTCGAAATTGATGAAGATCAGTACGGAACATACATCATGAATTCGAAAGATTTGTGCTTACTTGAATATTTGCCAGATCTTATAAAAGCGAGAGTATCGAGTTTAAAAGTTGAAGGACGTTCGAAAACAATTTATTATGCGGCAATTACGGCGAGAGCGTACCGTATGGCAATTGACGCAATTCAAAAGAAGAAATTTACCAAAAAAATAATTGATGAACTTCTGGACGAAGTATTTTCCACCTCGAATCGTGGATACATTCCCGGATTTCTTGTGGGAAACCCAAAAGAAAAAGGCCAGGAATATGAAGAGAGGAAAGAACTCGGAACTCATGTATTTGCCGGAGTTGTGCGATCACGGAAAGGAAATGAAGTGGAAATGGAATGTCGCAATCGGCTTGATATTGGAGATGAACTCGAATTCTGTTTCCCGAATAAGACTGAAGATTTTTCAATTGTGCTCAAAGATTTTCGTAATCATAAAGGAGAGGCAGTTGAGAATTTTTCAGGCGGAGCCGGAAGTATCTTCCTCGACATTTCCGACAAACAGAAAAAAATATTTGAGAAAAATTTTGGGGAAAATGATGAGATTTTTTGTGTGGTGAGGAAATCAGTGAAATAA